The nucleotide sequence GCGCCACGCGCACCAGCCGCTCGCGCCCCGCCCGTTCCCCGCCTGCCTCCGGTGCCTCCATGTCGCAGTCTAAGCGGGGGGTCGTCATCCCGGCTACCTCCCCTTGAGGGGCCCCGGCCCCGCGCCCCGCTCGGCGAGGGCCCACGCGAAGGCCTGGGCGTCGTTGAGAGGCGGGGTGGAGGCCGCCCTGGTCGGCGTCTCCCCGCCCTCGGGGGAGGCGAGGCGCCGCGCCCGGAACATGCCCGGATGCTCCTCGAACACGGCCACCACATCGTCGGGGAGCCCCGCGAGGTGCGCCGCAAAGGCCTGTTCCTGGGCGAGTTCGGCCTGCGCCGCGCCCGGCCCCAGCTCGGTGAGCAGGCGGTCGATCAGCCCGAAGACGCGCGCCGCGTACGCCTCGACCTCCTCGCGGCGCGGCAGGGCGCCCCGGTGAATCACCCGGTTGCGGAAGTCGCTCCCCAGCGCCCCCGGGGTCAGGAAGTCGGGCGCGCGCCCCTCGCGCAGCAGGTAGGCCAGGGCGAACATCCCCAGTTGCCGCTCGGACTGGCTCGCCACGTGCCGCCAGGTGCCGTCGAGCGCCGTCAGGGCCTCCCCGAAGCCCAGCGCCGTGTCCGCCGAGCGCTCCAGCGCGTACGCCCGGACGTAGAACTCGAAGAACCGTTCGAGCGCCGCCGAAAAAGACGCCACCGCCTCGCGCGCGTAGCCCTCCAGCAGGGCCCGGGTGCCCAGGTCGAAGAGCACCTCGAACTTGTGCTTGCGCACGAACACGACGTAGCGCGCCCCGCACGCCGGACACGTCAGGTCGTGGATCAGGCTGTCCGCGAACTCGGCGGGCACCTCACGCGCGCACCCGGGGCAGGTGGTGGGGAAATTCATGGGGGAAGTCTAGGGCCCCGGCTACTGCACGTTGCGGGCGAGCATCTGGAGGGTGTAGGGGCCGGTCGTCGGCGTGAAGGTGGTGATTCCCCGCGCCCGGTGCTTGCCCTGGAAGGCCAGCGAGACGACGCCCGTCCGGGCCACCGGGTCGTACGTGTACCCGAAGGGGGTGATGGTCCCGCCCGCCTGGTCCCGCGAGGTCAGCAGGTCGGCGACGAGGGAAGGCGTCATGTCCACGAAGGCGCCGGTCGTCTTGAAGCCCGCGAGGAAGGGGGCGCAGTCGGCGGTCGGCGTCGGCGCGCAGCGGGCGCGGTACTCGCGCAGGATCACGACGCGGTTGGCCGGGTCGTCCGCCCAACTGTCCGCCACCTTGTCGGGGTCGGTGGCGGCCCACCCGGAGCGGGGTTCGACCCGGTAGACGAGCTGGAGGTACTGCCGGTTGTAGACGACCGAGCCTCCGCTGGCCTCCGCCCGGTCCTCGGGCACGAGGACGGCGAGGCAGGGGGTCGTGGCGTCGCACCCGCCGCCGTTGACCGTGAAGCCGGAGGTCCGCACGGCGAGCGCCGACCGCACCCGGTCTCCCACGTACCCGGTCACGTCGTTGAGTTCGCCCAGGCGTTGCGAGAGCGCGTTCGTGCGCGCCGAGACG is from Deinococcus planocerae and encodes:
- a CDS encoding PulJ/GspJ family protein: MRGARAGLTLVELLVAMSLMGIIFALVTNWQTSTLSVSARTNALSQRLGELNDVTGYVGDRVRSALAVRTSGFTVNGGGCDATTPCLAVLVPEDRAEASGGSVVYNRQYLQLVYRVEPRSGWAATDPDKVADSWADDPANRVVILREYRARCAPTPTADCAPFLAGFKTTGAFVDMTPSLVADLLTSRDQAGGTITPFGYTYDPVARTGVVSLAFQGKHRARGITTFTPTTGPYTLQMLARNVQ